The sequence GGCCACGGCGCCCTGTACGACGGAATAAGCAGTGGTCGAATAGATGTCGATGGGTTGCAGCGTGTGATCGCCGCGTTGCCGATCCCGCGTGTTCACGGTGGCCGGATCGTGTTGACGGTCGATGTCAGCGCGTGGCTGCGTCCGGATGCCTCCACGATGAACCGCCCTGGATCGAGTGGAGACTTCGTTCAGGCCACCTCGAGGATCGAGGCGGCGGTGGGGCGCTGTTCACGGTAGCGCGTCTCGTACTCGATCGGCGACAGATAGCCGATCGACGAATGCAGTCGGTCCGCGTTGAACCAGTGGACCCACTCGGCGGTCTCCCGCTCGACCTCGGCCCGACCGGACCAGGACTGTGCCCGGTCGATCAACTCGGTCTTGTACAGACCGATCGTCGACTCCATCAGCGCGTTGTCGAGGGCGTCGCCGACGCTGCCGATGGAGCCGGCGATGCCCGACTCGACCAGAGCTTCGGTGAACGCCAGTGATGTGTATTGGGCGGATTCAACCGGTCGTCGCAACACCCCTGACCAGGAGGTGTGCATGGGGCGACCGGCCGGGTGGTTGAAGGAGCTGACGGGTCGATCGGCGATGATCTCACCGGGTGCGCCGGCAACTCGGCGCAGCATCGAACGCGAGTTCTGGAGAAAGATCGCGGAGGGACTGTCCTCGGAGGACGCGGCCGAATCGGTGGGTGTGTCGCCGGCGGTGGGTAGCCGTTGGTTCCGTCAAGGTGGCGGGATGTCGACGATCGAACTGACCGAACCCGGTGGGCGGTACCTGTCGTTTTCCGAGCGGGAGGAGATCGCGGTCCTGCGGGCGCAGGACGTCGGTGTGCGGGAGATCGCGCGCAGACTCGGTCGCGCCCCGTCCACGATCTCGCGTGAACTGCGACGCAATGTCGCTACCCGCGGCGGCATGCTCGAGTACCGGGCGTCGGTCGCTCAGTGGAAGGCCGAGCTGATGGCCCGGCGGCCCAAGACCGCGAAGATGGTGGCGAACCCGCTTCTGCGTGACTATGTTCAGGACCGGCTCAGCGGTGTCATCCGAGGTCCCGATGGTGCGATCGTGACCGGTCCGGTGGTGCCGCAGTGGAAGGGCCGACGCAAGCCCCACCGGCAGGACCGGCGGTGGTCGACGGCGTGGAGCCCGGAGCAGATTTCGCATCGACTCCTCGTCGATTTCCCGGAGGATGAGTCCATGCGTATCAGCCACGAGGCGATCTACCAGTCGTTGTACATCGAGGGCAGGGGCGCGCTGAAGCGGGAGCTGGTCGCGTGCCTGCGCACCGGCCGGGCATTGCGGGTGCCCCGAGCTCGGTCGCGGAACAAGCCACAGGGGCATGTCACCGAGGACGTGGTGATCAGCGAGCGTCCCGCCGAAGCCGAAGACCGTGCTGTTCCAGGCCATTGGGAGGGCGATCTCATCATCGGTACCGGCCGGTCCGCGATCGGCACCCTCGTCGAGCGCAGCAGCCGATCGACGATCCTCGTCCACCTACCTCGTCTGGAGGGCTGGGGCGAGAAGCCACCGGTGAAGAGCGGCCCGTCCCTCGGTGGATACGGCGCCGTCGCGATGAACACCGCACTGAAGGCATCGATGACGACACTCCCGGAGCAGCTCCGCAAGACCCTGACCTGGGATCGCGGGAAGGAACTGTCCGGTCATGCCCAGTTCGCTCTCGAGACCGGCACGAGGGTGTTCTTCGCCGACCCGCACTCACCCTGGCAGCGACCGACGAACGAGAACACGAATGGCTTGTTGCGCCAGTACTTCCCGAAGGGAACCGACTTGTCCCGCTGGACGTCCGAGGACCTTGAGGCAGTAGCGCTGGCTGTCAACAACCGACCACGAAAAGTGCTGGATTGGAAGACTCCGGCTGAAGTGTTTACCGAGCAGCTACAGTTGCTCGAACAACGCGGTGTTGCATCGACCGGTTGAATCCGCCTTGACTTCCGGCATCGGAGTGATGAACCAATCCTGTTGATGTGAAACGGAAATCAGTTCGTCTTCTCGTGAACAGGGCCTGCTCGAGAACACCGTGGACCAGCGGGGTGGACTTCGTCGTCATCACCCGCCAGCCCAATATGCGACGCGAGAAGACGTCGACACAGAATGCGGTGTAGACGAACCCGGCCAACGTCCACACATACGTGAAATCGGCTACCCACCATTGATCCGGACGCTGCGGTGCATCCCAGTTTCGTTCGATCAGGTCCGGATGTCGGGGTGCTCGAGCATCATGCTCGGTGGTGACCATGCGGCGTCTGCCGCGCACGACGCCGGTGATGCCGGTGAGCGTCATCAGACGGGCCACCTGATCGCGGCCCATGCTGTGACCGGTGCGTTTCATCGCGTGCCAGAGTTTGCGGACACCGTAGACGCGTCGATTGGCCACGTACACCGCATGCACGGCGTTCGCGGCGTAGGCGTCGGCCAGCTCGGCGGCGGAGACACGTCCGCGCGCCTTGGCCTTGTAGTAGGTGGACGGGGCGATGCTGATGCCGTGCTCGGTGAGCACGGCACAGACATCGCATGTGGCCAATCGGTCAAGGAACGGTCGTCGTCCCGAGCTCTTGGTGGGGGTGCGCGAACGCTGCGGTGGCGTCGTAGAGCTGCCGTGTGTCCAAGCAGTGGTGAAGCATGCCGAGGAAACGATTGGCCAGGTTACGCGACGCTGCGGTATGGGTGTCGCCCTTGTTGCGGCGCCGATCGTAGTGGGCTCGGGCCTCGGTGGAGTGCAGGATCAGCGGCAATGCCCACAGGTAGGCGGCATGATTCAGTCGCTTGTTCCGCACGAGGCGAAACCTCACCGTCGTCTTCGTTCCACTGGCCCGAGTCACCGGCGCGGTGCCGGCATAGGCTTTGAGCCCGCGTGCGGTCGTGAAACGCTCACGGTCGTCACCCATTTCGCCCAGGATTCGGGCACCGAGGATCGTACCGAGCCCGGGAAAGCTCGTCAGAATCGGCGCGTCGGGATGCTCGGTGAACTCAGTTGTCAGCGCCGCTTCGAGCGAATCGACATTGTCGGCTGCTGTCGCGAGCGCCCTGGCGTATGCCTGTGCTTGCCGACCCATCGCGTCCTCCACCGATGACGGTTGGCGCAGATGCGGACTGCGCAGACCGGCGACAATCCTGCGGGCCTCGACATCGACACCACGTTTGCGTCCTCCTCGGCGTAAGGCGGCGGCCACCGTCGACGGACGCAGCATCGCCGCCGCTGCCGGGGTCGGTGCCAAGCGCAGCACCGTCCGAGCGCCCATCGTGGTCAGGTCGTCGAAGGTGTCCAGAAATGCGGGAAAGTACTGCCGCAGCAAAGAACGCGCCTTGCTGGTGATCTGCTGCCGATCCCAGATGGCGTCCTGGTGCGCGCGGGCGAGAACTTTGATGGCCTGGGCTTGGTCGCTGTCCCGCGGTAACCGTCGGTGATTGTCGCAGTCGGTGCGCAAGATGTTGGCAAGCACGAGCGCGTCGGCGGTGTCGCTCTTCGCTCTGCTCGGTGAATAGCGATCCCGGTACCGGGACACCGACAACGGGTTGATCGCGTACACGTCGGCCCCCGCGGATCGCAGCGCCGCCACGAGCAGACCCTGTGTTGTTTCGATGGCGATCGGCAGTCCGTTCAGACCTTCCGACCGATGGTCGAGGATCAGCTCGGTCAGTCGGCCGACCCCGGCGATGTCGTCGCTGATGCGTTCTGTGACCAGCACAGCACCACGATCATCGATCACCGCTATATCGTGATGTCCTTCTGACCAATCGATTCCACACCACACCTCGTTCATTCGGAATCTTCTCCTTCCCTTTCGGAAGGGCGCGTAGCCAGGCCGGCTGCCCGTCCCTTGTCGAACCGGGAAGGTTCGTCGGCGCTCTAATGAGCAGGCCTCTGGGGCCACCATCGCATCGGCCGTCTCGCCAACCTTCCACCGACCGATCGGCCTCACGCGCTGCCCGCCAGGACTGTGATGTCCTGATCGACGAAGTGCTCACCGACCAGCGGTCCGATATCCCACCCTGCACCCCGCATCAGGCGAAGGGTGGGAGCCGCGCCGGATCCGGCTCACGGTCTGCCGCACAAGAGCTGCGGGCTCGGATCGGCTCGAGAAGTCCGGGCCAGGCACGGCTACCGGTTTCATTAGATCGGCTCGACCCCGTAATCGGTCTTGTGGGCGTCGATGTAGTCGACGATCACCGCAGTCGGCGGTCGACCTCCGCCGCCGCGAAAAACGCACTCGCGGTCTTCAAGATCTCGTTGGCCCTGCGCAGCTCGGCGTTCTCTTTGCGGAGCCGCCGCATCTCGTCGGCATCGACGGCTTCACCGGACATCAACACCGCCGGCGTGCCCGCCCTGTCGGCCGCCTCGATCCAGTTCCGCAGTGTCGCCGGCGCGATGTCGAGCAGCTCGCCGACATGGCGCCGGGCGGCAGTCTTCGAGCCTCCGTGTTCGGCGATCCGGTCCCGATACATCCGGACCGCGCGCTCCTGGGTCTCCGCGTCGTACTTCCTCGGTGCAGGCATACCAGCATTCTCCTTGTTAGATCAGGAGCCTCCACCTCGTCCAGGACGGTTCACGAGCCCGCAGCGGGCGTTCTGCCACGTCTACGGGCGCGGGAAGGATGCGGCGCAGCTGGTCCCCGGATGGCACTACTCGTTCGTCGCTGCCCTCGAACCCGGCCGCACGTCGTGGACGGCGGTGCTCGACGCGGTGCGCCTGCACCCCGACGACGACCCGACCGCCGTGACCGCCGCGCAGATCCGGAACGTGGTCGACGGTCTGCGGGCGGCCGGCTATCACCGCGACGACGACCCGGACATCCTGCTGGTCTTCGACGGAAGGCTACGACCTGCCCCGCCTCGCATTCACTCTCATCGACCTGCCGGTGGTCGTGCTGGGCCGGCTGCGCGGCGACCGGGTGCTGTGCTTTCCGGCGCCGCCGCCGGGCCGCACCGGACGCCCACCCCGGCACGGGGCGCAGTTCCACTTCGGCGACCCGACCCCCTGGCCCCCGCCCGCGGTCGCCACCGCCACCGGCCGGTACGGCACGGCACGGCGACAGCCTACTCGTGGAATCTGCTGCACCCCAAGCTCACTCACCGTGGGGTGTGACCGATCATCCGGGATCGCCGCCGATCGTGGAGGGCACGGTGATCCGGCTCGAGGTCGAGCGCCTGCCCGGGGACCGGCACCCGGCGCCGGTGTGGCTGTGGTGCTCGGATCCGGATGTGGTCCTTGCCGAGGACGTCGACCGGTTGTGGCAGCTGTTTCTGCGCCGCTTCGATCTCGAGCACACCTTCCGCCTGTTCAAGCAGACCCTGGGATGGACCGCCCCGAAGATCCGCAGTCCCGAGGCGGCCGACCGGTGGACCTGGATCGTCATCGTGGCGCACACCCAACTGCGGCTCGCCCGGCCCCTCGCCGAGGATCTGCG comes from Rhodococcus sp. B50 and encodes:
- a CDS encoding transposase, whose amino-acid sequence is MKTGGGVSISVPDAVAVGEQPRIDARVDLAAFRRAFHHCLTARGDALFELTDALLCAGGAVRSLVELSLTPEHRRGHGALYDGISSGRIDVDGLQRVIAALPIPRVHGGRIVLTVDVSAWLRPDASTMNRPGSSGDFVQATSRIEAAVGRCSR
- a CDS encoding IS30 family transposase, whose amino-acid sequence is MGRPAGWLKELTGRSAMISPGAPATRRSIEREFWRKIAEGLSSEDAAESVGVSPAVGSRWFRQGGGMSTIELTEPGGRYLSFSEREEIAVLRAQDVGVREIARRLGRAPSTISRELRRNVATRGGMLEYRASVAQWKAELMARRPKTAKMVANPLLRDYVQDRLSGVIRGPDGAIVTGPVVPQWKGRRKPHRQDRRWSTAWSPEQISHRLLVDFPEDESMRISHEAIYQSLYIEGRGALKRELVACLRTGRALRVPRARSRNKPQGHVTEDVVISERPAEAEDRAVPGHWEGDLIIGTGRSAIGTLVERSSRSTILVHLPRLEGWGEKPPVKSGPSLGGYGAVAMNTALKASMTTLPEQLRKTLTWDRGKELSGHAQFALETGTRVFFADPHSPWQRPTNENTNGLLRQYFPKGTDLSRWTSEDLEAVALAVNNRPRKVLDWKTPAEVFTEQLQLLEQRGVASTG
- a CDS encoding IS110 family transposase, with amino-acid sequence MNEVWCGIDWSEGHHDIAVIDDRGAVLVTERISDDIAGVGRLTELILDHRSEGLNGLPIAIETTQGLLVAALRSAGADVYAINPLSVSRYRDRYSPSRAKSDTADALVLANILRTDCDNHRRLPRDSDQAQAIKVLARAHQDAIWDRQQITSKARSLLRQYFPAFLDTFDDLTTMGARTVLRLAPTPAAAAMLRPSTVAAALRRGGRKRGVDVEARRIVAGLRSPHLRQPSSVEDAMGRQAQAYARALATAADNVDSLEAALTTEFTEHPDAPILTSFPGLGTILGARILGEMGDDRERFTTARGLKAYAGTAPVTRASGTKTTVRFRLVRNKRLNHAAYLWALPLILHSTEARAHYDRRRNKGDTHTAASRNLANRFLGMLHHCLDTRQLYDATAAFAHPHQELGTTTVP